One window of the Thermodesulfomicrobium sp. WS genome contains the following:
- a CDS encoding DUF4079 family protein, which yields MPKVVFWVHPILQLLATAMAAYALYLAWPRVLRNHFGKRTSFAWTEHVKWGKYAHILWMLGLVGGTALVARHWGGSGATGDHYWIAQLIMPCIAGGYITGTIMDRDKKPRKYMPLVHAVFNILALIIAIVQIFTGIGVIREFLLP from the coding sequence ATGCCAAAAGTGGTGTTTTGGGTCCATCCAATACTGCAGTTGCTCGCAACGGCCATGGCGGCCTATGCCCTGTATTTGGCCTGGCCTCGGGTACTGCGCAACCATTTTGGAAAGCGTACTTCTTTTGCCTGGACGGAGCATGTCAAGTGGGGCAAATACGCCCATATCTTATGGATGCTCGGCTTGGTGGGCGGGACGGCATTGGTGGCCCGCCATTGGGGAGGAAGCGGCGCCACCGGAGACCACTACTGGATTGCCCAGCTCATCATGCCGTGTATTGCTGGCGGATACATCACAGGCACTATCATGGATCGTGACAAAAAGCCGCGGAAGTATATGCCGCTTGTGCATGCTGTATTCAATATTCTTGCACTCATTATAGCCATTGTGCAGATTTTTACCGGTATTGGAGTGATACGGGAATTTTTGCTTCCGTGA
- a CDS encoding AMP-binding protein translates to MASLPQTLLLDACTRHAGRTACIYRADGQEIRVRYEKLAEDVLILAKAFHEHGIHVGEKVFFLSDNRYAWIVTDLALQVLGAISIPRGTDTPEPEVEYIISHSEARFAIVETDALAEHYESLFQKLRLKKIFVMTGNASHRRAPVLSYTHILGDRQITPSDQAWFHDRIASRHADQVFTIIYTSGTTGVPKGVPLTHGNVLHNVRNLPDLIRLEASDVWVSILPTWHVFERTAEYIALSRGSCLVYSSIRTFAADLITYRPTLVATVPRIWESLYKKVNAAIAKESPTKARIFTALVAASTTWRRAVRTVRGELPVFAPVPWPRRALQKTLAAAQALALFPVAALAHQKFHALRQRFGGRLKAAISGGGSLPAYLEEWLDAIGIRIINAYGMTECSPGIAGRGFNCPVFRTLGPPFPETQLRVADEHDQEVPRGQEGEVQLRGPQVFHGYYKNDDATAAAFTADGFFRTGDLGRMTLTGELVLTGRAKEIIVLASGENVDPTNIEAAISVFPFVQDAVLVGQDKKGLGALIVPDWEKLQEFVRERFQHAKEELQEGAEHLLDRRVLERIRAELNARLTPKNGFKPYEKIQSIHLLDREFTIGEELTNTLKKKRHIIERKYRELIDRILQ, encoded by the coding sequence ATGGCATCACTGCCCCAGACCCTGCTGCTCGACGCCTGCACCCGTCACGCTGGCCGGACTGCCTGCATCTACCGCGCAGACGGCCAAGAAATCCGCGTCCGCTACGAAAAGCTCGCGGAAGATGTGCTCATTTTGGCCAAAGCCTTCCATGAGCACGGCATCCATGTGGGAGAAAAAGTCTTTTTCCTCTCCGACAACCGCTATGCTTGGATCGTCACGGATCTCGCCCTGCAAGTGCTTGGCGCCATCAGCATCCCTCGCGGGACCGACACCCCAGAACCCGAGGTCGAATATATCATCTCGCACAGCGAAGCGCGCTTCGCCATCGTGGAAACCGACGCCCTGGCAGAACACTACGAATCCCTTTTCCAGAAGCTGCGTCTCAAGAAAATTTTCGTCATGACCGGGAATGCCTCCCACCGACGAGCACCCGTGCTCTCCTACACGCACATCCTCGGAGACCGGCAGATCACTCCCAGCGATCAGGCATGGTTCCACGACCGCATCGCCTCGCGCCACGCCGACCAAGTATTCACCATCATCTACACTTCAGGAACCACCGGCGTGCCCAAAGGAGTCCCCCTCACCCACGGCAACGTGCTCCACAACGTTCGCAATCTGCCCGATCTCATTCGCCTTGAGGCGAGCGACGTCTGGGTCTCCATCCTGCCCACCTGGCATGTGTTCGAGCGCACCGCCGAGTACATCGCCCTGTCGCGCGGCTCGTGTCTCGTCTACTCCTCCATCCGCACCTTCGCCGCAGACCTGATCACCTATCGCCCCACGTTGGTGGCCACCGTGCCCCGCATTTGGGAGTCACTCTACAAGAAGGTCAATGCCGCCATCGCCAAGGAAAGCCCGACCAAGGCGCGCATCTTTACCGCACTCGTCGCCGCGAGCACCACGTGGCGCCGGGCGGTGCGCACGGTGCGCGGCGAGCTGCCGGTCTTCGCCCCGGTGCCGTGGCCCCGCCGCGCACTCCAGAAAACACTGGCCGCAGCCCAAGCCCTTGCGCTCTTCCCGGTGGCGGCGCTGGCGCACCAAAAATTCCACGCCCTACGCCAGCGCTTCGGGGGGCGGCTCAAGGCCGCCATCAGCGGCGGCGGCAGTCTTCCCGCCTATTTGGAGGAATGGCTGGACGCCATCGGCATTCGCATCATCAATGCCTACGGCATGACCGAGTGCTCCCCGGGAATCGCCGGCCGGGGCTTCAACTGCCCGGTATTCCGAACCCTTGGCCCGCCCTTTCCAGAGACCCAGCTGCGCGTGGCCGACGAGCACGACCAGGAAGTGCCCCGAGGTCAGGAAGGGGAAGTCCAGCTCCGCGGGCCACAAGTCTTTCACGGCTATTACAAAAACGACGACGCCACAGCGGCGGCCTTCACTGCGGACGGATTCTTCCGCACCGGGGATCTCGGCCGCATGACGCTCACCGGCGAGCTCGTCCTCACCGGCAGGGCCAAAGAGATCATCGTGCTCGCCAGCGGGGAGAACGTGGACCCCACCAACATCGAAGCCGCCATTTCGGTCTTTCCTTTTGTACAGGACGCCGTGCTCGTGGGCCAAGACAAAAAAGGACTTGGGGCCCTCATCGTCCCAGACTGGGAAAAACTTCAAGAATTCGTACGCGAACGCTTCCAGCACGCCAAAGAAGAGCTTCAGGAAGGGGCCGAGCATCTCCTGGACCGCCGTGTTCTTGAGCGTATCCGTGCGGAGCTCAATGCCCGGCTCACGCCCAAAAACGGCTTCAAGCCCTACGAGAAGATCCAGAGCATCCACTTGCTGGACCGGGAATTCACCATCGGCGAAGAACTCACCAATACCCTCAAGAAAAAGCGCCACATCATCGAACGCAAGTACCGCGAGCTCATCGACCGCATCTTGCAATAA
- the tig gene encoding trigger factor → MEYTLEELSPIKRKVHVKVDAEEVDAAISATVALYRGGIDIKGFRKGKVPSSIVEAKYKKQIYGEATTDLINYHINEIMNELNLAPLSRIDVDAKEMERGTPFAYSFTFEVAPPIELPEYKGLEVEEEEVVADETAIHQVIDRLRDRMGQMVIVKEDRQPTDGEVVVIDFQAFQDGEKLEGVGASKFEMPLGTGGALPQFEELVRSLTPGSSTEGEVTFPEDFLNEDLAGKTVTMRVELHAIKRKELPPLDDDFAAQLGYESVDDLRSSIEKAYLETRKDLVRGDAQKRLLDRIKSQVDFQLPESLVEEDLDSRLADLRRKLEAQGKSFASLGKTPEELRAELRPAAEDAVKSSLVLLAIAQAEALTVEPAEVDVVLQKMAIATGQDFHALKDYYEQHNLMIPLKDRVLADKAMDLVYQHAVITKVPPKNAAE, encoded by the coding sequence ATGGAATACACGCTGGAAGAGCTCTCCCCGATCAAACGTAAAGTCCATGTGAAGGTGGATGCCGAAGAAGTCGATGCCGCTATTTCCGCCACAGTTGCTTTGTATCGTGGCGGAATAGATATCAAGGGTTTCCGCAAGGGTAAGGTCCCGTCCTCCATTGTGGAGGCCAAATACAAGAAGCAAATTTACGGGGAAGCCACCACGGACCTGATCAACTACCATATCAATGAGATCATGAATGAGCTCAACTTGGCGCCGCTGTCGCGTATCGACGTGGACGCCAAAGAGATGGAGCGCGGCACCCCTTTTGCTTATTCGTTCACCTTTGAAGTGGCTCCTCCCATTGAGCTTCCGGAGTACAAGGGTCTGGAGGTGGAAGAGGAAGAGGTGGTGGCCGATGAGACGGCCATCCATCAGGTCATTGATCGCCTGCGGGACCGCATGGGCCAGATGGTGATCGTCAAGGAAGATCGGCAGCCCACGGATGGCGAGGTGGTGGTCATTGACTTCCAGGCCTTCCAGGACGGCGAAAAGCTGGAAGGCGTTGGCGCCAGCAAGTTCGAAATGCCGTTGGGCACGGGCGGGGCGCTGCCGCAGTTTGAAGAACTGGTGCGCTCGCTCACCCCTGGGTCGAGTACCGAGGGCGAAGTGACCTTCCCGGAAGACTTTTTGAATGAAGACCTGGCGGGCAAGACCGTGACCATGCGGGTGGAGCTCCACGCCATCAAGCGCAAGGAGTTGCCGCCACTTGACGACGATTTTGCTGCGCAGTTGGGCTATGAGTCGGTGGACGATCTGCGCTCGAGCATCGAGAAGGCCTACTTGGAGACCCGCAAGGACTTGGTGCGTGGCGACGCCCAGAAGCGGCTGCTTGATCGCATCAAATCCCAGGTGGATTTCCAGCTGCCCGAGAGCCTGGTAGAAGAGGACCTCGATTCGCGTCTGGCGGACTTGCGCCGCAAGCTGGAGGCGCAGGGCAAATCTTTTGCCTCCTTGGGCAAGACCCCGGAAGAGCTGCGGGCAGAACTGCGCCCAGCAGCCGAAGACGCGGTGAAGTCGTCTCTGGTGCTTCTCGCCATCGCCCAGGCCGAGGCATTGACGGTGGAACCTGCAGAAGTGGACGTGGTGCTCCAGAAGATGGCCATCGCCACGGGTCAGGATTTCCATGCCCTCAAAGATTACTACGAGCAGCACAACCTGATGATCCCGCTCAAGGATCGCGTGCTCGCGGACAAGGCCATGGATTTGGTGTATCAGCACGCGGTCATCACCAAGGTGCCGCCCAAGAATGCGGCAGAATAA
- the clpP gene encoding ATP-dependent Clp endopeptidase proteolytic subunit ClpP, translating to MVHSSVFVIENTSRGERMYDIYSRLLKDRIILLGTPIDDHVANLVCAQLLFLESEQPDKQINLYINSPGGSVTAGLAIYDTMQYISAPVATLCIGQAASMAAVLLAAGAPGMRYCLPNARVLIHQPMGGFQGQATDIDIQAREIIRLRARLNAILAQHTGQNVERVEQDTERDYFMTAEEAKAYGVVDQVLTSRKQTPKE from the coding sequence ATGGTCCATAGCTCCGTTTTTGTTATTGAAAATACGAGCCGCGGCGAACGGATGTACGATATCTATTCGCGCCTGCTCAAAGATCGCATCATCCTTTTGGGAACCCCCATTGATGATCATGTGGCCAATCTTGTGTGCGCCCAACTGCTCTTTTTGGAGTCGGAGCAGCCAGATAAGCAGATCAATCTCTACATCAATTCTCCTGGTGGATCGGTGACCGCAGGCCTCGCCATCTATGACACCATGCAGTATATCTCTGCGCCCGTGGCCACGCTCTGCATCGGCCAGGCGGCAAGCATGGCGGCGGTGCTGCTTGCCGCAGGTGCCCCGGGGATGCGCTATTGCTTGCCCAATGCTCGGGTGCTCATCCACCAGCCCATGGGCGGGTTTCAAGGCCAGGCAACGGATATTGATATCCAGGCCCGGGAGATCATCCGGCTCCGCGCCCGCTTGAACGCCATTTTGGCCCAGCATACGGGGCAAAATGTGGAGCGGGTGGAGCAGGATACCGAGCGCGATTATTTCATGACCGCAGAAGAGGCCAAAGCTTACGGGGTAGTGGATCAGGTGCTCACCTCACGCAAGCAGACGCCCAAAGAGTGA
- the clpX gene encoding ATP-dependent Clp protease ATP-binding subunit ClpX, with protein sequence MTTKKIRTFSCTFCGKTQDEVERLIAGPNVFICNECIRACDDLLRKEVQQDRMKNEDIPIPQDIKKALDEYIIGQDESKKILSVAVYNHYKRIRYRSSKNDVELDKSNILLIGPTGSGKTLMARTLARILKVPFAIADATTLTEAGYVGEDVENILVQLLHNADYDLEAASKGIIYIDEIDKISRKSDGPSITRDVSGEGVQQALLKIIEGTVASIPPKGGRKHPQQEYIRMDTSNILFIVGGAFIGLEDVVRRRVQGSGMGFGVNLGSKKEESLAEILRQVHPSDLIHFGLIPEFVGRISVFTTLSELGEEDLIRVLQEPKNAIVKQYKKMFEMEGVALEFTDNALRAVAAKAIKLQTGARGLRSILESIMLDIMYRLPSIRDQIAKCIINRAVIEDGAEPIFVSREHARSA encoded by the coding sequence GTGACGACGAAGAAGATTCGTACCTTTAGTTGTACGTTCTGTGGAAAGACACAAGACGAAGTGGAACGTCTGATCGCAGGACCCAATGTCTTTATTTGCAACGAGTGCATTCGGGCATGTGATGACCTTTTGCGCAAGGAAGTACAGCAAGATCGGATGAAAAATGAGGATATTCCCATTCCTCAGGACATCAAAAAAGCATTGGATGAATATATCATTGGACAGGATGAATCAAAAAAGATTCTTTCTGTTGCTGTTTACAACCATTATAAGCGTATTCGATATCGTTCATCCAAGAACGACGTGGAGCTTGATAAGAGCAATATTTTGCTCATTGGCCCCACAGGCTCAGGCAAGACGCTCATGGCTCGGACGTTGGCGCGCATCCTCAAGGTGCCCTTTGCCATTGCGGATGCAACCACGTTGACGGAAGCGGGTTACGTGGGCGAAGATGTGGAAAATATCTTGGTGCAATTACTGCATAACGCCGACTATGACCTGGAAGCCGCGTCCAAAGGGATCATTTATATCGACGAGATCGACAAGATCAGCCGGAAGTCCGATGGCCCTTCCATTACGCGTGACGTCTCCGGTGAGGGCGTCCAGCAGGCACTGCTCAAGATCATCGAAGGCACGGTTGCCAGCATCCCGCCCAAAGGCGGCCGCAAACACCCGCAGCAAGAATATATCCGCATGGACACCTCCAATATTCTTTTCATCGTTGGCGGTGCCTTTATTGGTCTTGAAGATGTGGTGCGCCGGCGTGTGCAAGGCTCGGGCATGGGATTTGGTGTGAACTTGGGAAGCAAGAAAGAGGAGTCCCTTGCTGAGATTTTGCGGCAGGTGCACCCATCGGATCTGATCCATTTTGGGCTCATCCCAGAATTCGTTGGACGTATTTCGGTTTTTACGACGCTTTCGGAGCTTGGAGAGGAAGATCTCATCCGAGTTTTGCAGGAGCCTAAAAACGCTATCGTCAAACAGTACAAAAAGATGTTTGAAATGGAAGGCGTTGCTTTGGAATTTACCGACAACGCATTACGGGCGGTTGCCGCTAAGGCAATCAAGCTCCAGACTGGAGCGCGTGGGCTGCGCTCGATTTTGGAGTCCATCATGCTGGATATCATGTATCGTTTGCCTTCCATCCGTGATCAGATAGCGAAGTGCATCATCAACCGTGCTGTCATCGAGGACGGTGCGGAGCCCATTTTCGTATCTCGAGAACATGCCCGTTCGGCATAA
- the lon gene encoding endopeptidase La, which yields MVENRGLGAASSMTVPLMPLREVVMFPKSIVPLFVGRDVSIRAVELALRRHDKHLFLVAQRDPAEEQPQPEDLFTVGTVSKVLQMLRLPDGTIKVLFEGVFRAAWDPTQRLAMEDGAPLATVWEVEDTPCSPLEAEAMVRAVHEAMEEYAQANRKLPKEAQLAIASIHQPGRLADAIAPHLRVDFARKQAVLEMRSPIQRLERVYELIEEEIQIQNLERKIKTRVKKQMEENQREYYLGEQLKAIQKEMGREDDPRAELDELEERLRAKDMPEAAREKGLAELKKLRQMPPSAAEYIVLRNYVDWILDLPWNARREVRVDLAEARRVLDADHYGLEKPKERILEYLAVQSLVERLRGPILCLVGPPGVGKTSLAKSIAKATGREFVRLSLGGVRDEAEIRGHRRTYVGALPGKIIQSLKKVQSGNPVFCLDEVDKMSMDFRGDPSAALLEVLDPEQNATFNDHYLDLDYDLSSVFFITTANSMQGIPLPLQDRMEIISIAGYLETEKERIAMDYLLPKQRSQHGLQETNVILGEDAVREIIRHYTREAGVRNLEREIAAICRKVARRVVEEGNRELCVQVGPKEVGELLGVPKVRHERREDRSLVGVANGLAWTQVGGELLLVEVALMPGTGKIVITGKLGDVMQESAKAALSYIRSRGELLGLRRDFYQEIDIHVHVPEGATPKDGPSAGITLATCLASALLDIPVRHDVAMTGEITLRGRVLPIGGVREKLLAAHRALMRTVLLPRENARDLEEVPRQIREELEIVLVESMDEVLCHALDGAPATLLSRPEDFVPLCRGLHRVADRPGAQ from the coding sequence ATGGTGGAGAACCGTGGTTTAGGCGCTGCTTCTTCCATGACTGTACCGCTGATGCCCTTGCGGGAAGTGGTCATGTTCCCCAAGTCCATCGTGCCGCTGTTTGTGGGGCGGGATGTCTCCATTCGTGCGGTGGAACTCGCCTTGCGCCGTCACGACAAGCATCTTTTCTTGGTAGCGCAGCGGGATCCGGCCGAGGAGCAGCCGCAGCCCGAAGACCTCTTCACGGTGGGCACGGTGTCCAAGGTCCTGCAAATGCTGCGCTTGCCGGATGGGACCATCAAGGTGCTTTTTGAAGGCGTTTTCCGGGCCGCTTGGGACCCTACCCAGCGCCTTGCCATGGAAGACGGCGCGCCTTTGGCTACGGTGTGGGAAGTCGAGGATACGCCGTGCTCGCCCTTGGAGGCCGAGGCCATGGTGCGGGCCGTGCACGAAGCCATGGAGGAGTATGCCCAAGCCAACCGCAAGCTTCCCAAAGAGGCCCAGCTTGCCATTGCCAGCATCCATCAGCCGGGGCGGTTGGCGGATGCCATTGCCCCGCATTTGCGGGTGGATTTTGCCCGCAAGCAGGCGGTGCTGGAGATGCGCAGTCCCATCCAGCGCTTGGAGCGGGTCTACGAATTGATCGAAGAAGAGATCCAGATCCAGAACCTGGAGCGCAAGATCAAGACCCGCGTCAAGAAGCAGATGGAAGAAAACCAGCGGGAGTACTACCTCGGCGAGCAGCTCAAGGCCATCCAAAAGGAAATGGGCCGGGAGGATGATCCCCGCGCCGAGCTGGACGAACTCGAAGAACGCCTGCGTGCCAAAGACATGCCCGAGGCGGCGCGGGAAAAGGGCTTGGCGGAGCTCAAGAAGCTGCGTCAGATGCCGCCCTCGGCGGCAGAATATATCGTGCTGCGCAATTATGTGGACTGGATTTTGGATTTGCCGTGGAACGCACGGCGGGAAGTGCGGGTAGACTTGGCGGAGGCGCGGCGTGTCTTGGATGCCGACCACTATGGCCTGGAAAAGCCCAAGGAGCGCATCCTGGAGTATTTGGCGGTGCAGTCCTTGGTGGAGCGCCTGCGCGGCCCTATTTTGTGCTTGGTGGGTCCCCCTGGGGTAGGCAAGACCTCGCTTGCCAAGTCCATCGCCAAGGCCACGGGGCGGGAATTTGTGCGGCTTTCCTTAGGCGGAGTGCGTGACGAGGCGGAGATCCGTGGGCATCGCCGCACCTACGTGGGCGCGCTTCCGGGAAAGATTATTCAGTCCTTGAAGAAGGTGCAATCGGGTAACCCGGTGTTCTGTTTGGATGAAGTGGATAAGATGAGCATGGACTTTCGCGGGGACCCGTCGGCCGCTTTGTTGGAAGTGCTTGATCCCGAGCAGAATGCCACGTTCAACGACCATTACTTGGATTTGGACTACGATCTCTCTTCCGTCTTTTTTATTACCACTGCCAACTCCATGCAGGGTATCCCCTTGCCTCTGCAAGACCGTATGGAGATCATCTCCATTGCTGGATACCTGGAGACGGAAAAAGAGCGTATCGCCATGGATTATCTTCTGCCCAAGCAGCGAAGCCAGCACGGACTGCAGGAGACCAACGTGATCTTGGGCGAAGACGCGGTGCGGGAGATCATCCGTCACTATACCCGCGAGGCTGGGGTGCGCAACTTGGAGCGCGAGATTGCGGCCATCTGCCGGAAGGTAGCGCGGCGGGTGGTGGAGGAAGGCAACCGCGAGCTCTGCGTGCAGGTGGGGCCCAAGGAAGTGGGCGAGCTTCTGGGCGTGCCCAAGGTGCGTCACGAGCGGCGCGAGGACCGTTCCTTGGTGGGAGTGGCCAATGGGCTCGCCTGGACGCAAGTGGGCGGGGAGCTTTTGTTGGTGGAAGTGGCCCTCATGCCCGGGACAGGCAAGATCGTCATCACCGGCAAGCTGGGGGATGTGATGCAGGAGTCCGCCAAGGCCGCGCTCAGCTATATCCGTTCGCGCGGGGAGCTTTTGGGCCTGCGTCGGGATTTTTATCAGGAAATCGACATCCACGTGCACGTGCCGGAAGGTGCCACGCCCAAGGACGGGCCGTCGGCAGGCATTACCTTGGCCACGTGTTTGGCTTCAGCCCTGCTGGATATCCCGGTGCGCCATGACGTGGCCATGACGGGCGAGATCACCTTGCGGGGGCGGGTGCTGCCCATCGGTGGCGTGCGCGAAAAGCTCCTTGCCGCACATCGGGCACTCATGCGCACCGTGCTCTTGCCGCGGGAAAATGCTCGGGACCTGGAGGAAGTGCCACGCCAAATCCGCGAGGAGCTGGAGATTGTGCTCGTGGAAAGCATGGACGAAGTGCTCTGCCACGCCCTTGACGGCGCTCCGGCCACGTTGCTTTCCAGACCGGAAGATTTCGTTCCTTTGTGCCGGGGGCTGCACCGGGTGGCAGACCGGCCAGGAGCGCAATAA
- the tpx gene encoding thiol peroxidase, whose translation MEKRTGVVTFHGKPLTLIGPELRVGDKAPDFRAVDNDLKPTTLADFAGKVVVLSAVPSLDTPVCDMETRRFNMEAQKLGDGVQILTVSMDLPFAQKRWCGQAGVQNVRTLSDYQEASFGSAYGVLIDGLRLLARAVFVVDQEGVIRFVHIVPELTHEPDYGAVLDAVRALL comes from the coding sequence ATGGAAAAGCGTACCGGTGTCGTGACCTTTCATGGGAAGCCGTTGACCCTCATTGGCCCAGAGCTGCGGGTCGGGGACAAGGCCCCGGACTTTCGGGCCGTGGATAACGATCTCAAGCCGACGACGCTCGCTGATTTCGCGGGCAAAGTCGTTGTCCTGTCGGCAGTACCGTCTCTGGATACGCCGGTGTGCGACATGGAAACCCGGCGCTTCAACATGGAAGCCCAGAAGCTGGGCGACGGGGTGCAGATCCTCACCGTGAGCATGGATCTGCCTTTTGCCCAGAAACGGTGGTGCGGTCAGGCAGGGGTGCAGAACGTGCGCACCCTGTCGGACTATCAGGAGGCTTCTTTTGGCTCGGCCTATGGCGTGCTGATCGACGGGCTGCGTCTTTTGGCGCGGGCAGTGTTTGTGGTGGATCAAGAAGGCGTGATCCGCTTTGTGCACATTGTGCCGGAGCTTACGCATGAACCAGACTACGGCGCGGTGCTGGATGCGGTTCGTGCATTGTTGTAG
- a CDS encoding ferritin, translating to MLSAKIQKALNEQINAELYSSYLYLAMAAYLHEANLPGFAHWMNIQAQEELFHAMKFYNYVVERGGRVELEAIAKPPVSWDGPLDVLLATQKHEAMVTARINDLMDLVIAEKDHASVSFLQWFVDEQVEEEDSVQTLVQRLKLIGSDGGALYLMDRDLATRVFTPPAQ from the coding sequence ATGCTTTCCGCAAAAATACAAAAGGCACTCAATGAGCAGATCAATGCCGAGCTGTATTCGAGCTATCTCTACTTGGCCATGGCAGCCTATCTTCATGAAGCCAATCTTCCGGGGTTTGCCCATTGGATGAACATTCAAGCCCAGGAAGAGCTCTTTCATGCCATGAAGTTCTATAACTATGTGGTGGAGCGCGGTGGTCGGGTAGAATTGGAGGCCATTGCCAAGCCGCCGGTATCTTGGGATGGGCCTTTGGACGTGCTTTTGGCCACGCAGAAGCACGAAGCCATGGTGACCGCACGCATCAACGACCTCATGGATCTGGTCATTGCAGAAAAGGACCATGCCTCGGTGAGCTTCCTGCAGTGGTTTGTGGACGAGCAGGTGGAAGAGGAAGACAGCGTGCAGACCTTGGTGCAACGCCTCAAGCTTATTGGCTCCGACGGCGGCGCTTTGTATCTCATGGACCGCGACCTCGCCACCCGGGTCTTTACTCCTCCGGCGCAGTAA
- a CDS encoding DUF2062 domain-containing protein translates to MGLGERIRRSLRYYYLRIVRIKAPAESIALGVAVGVFCSAIPVGQMPVAVTLAFLLRCSKVAAALGTWVTNPLNFPIVFPIFFFVGKTVLPVDVPAVSWEQMMALSTVDMFRVGWDWFLVTALGGFCITLPGAIVVYHVVLRLVRAYHTMRAARMAERRRRKLHHG, encoded by the coding sequence ATGGGCCTTGGTGAGCGAATCCGTCGATCTCTTCGCTATTATTATCTGCGTATCGTGCGCATCAAAGCCCCGGCAGAGTCCATCGCCCTGGGTGTTGCCGTGGGAGTATTTTGTTCCGCCATTCCGGTGGGGCAGATGCCTGTGGCTGTGACGCTTGCGTTCTTGCTGCGCTGCAGCAAGGTGGCTGCGGCGTTGGGGACGTGGGTCACCAATCCGCTCAATTTCCCCATCGTGTTTCCGATTTTTTTCTTCGTCGGCAAAACGGTGCTGCCCGTGGATGTGCCCGCGGTATCGTGGGAGCAGATGATGGCATTGAGCACCGTGGACATGTTTCGTGTAGGTTGGGATTGGTTTCTGGTCACGGCATTGGGTGGCTTTTGCATCACCCTGCCTGGGGCAATCGTCGTATACCACGTGGTGCTGCGTCTGGTGCGGGCCTACCACACCATGCGTGCAGCACGCATGGCAGAGCGCCGCAGGAGAAAGCTTCATCATGGATAG
- the rsmA gene encoding 16S rRNA (adenine(1518)-N(6)/adenine(1519)-N(6))-dimethyltransferase RsmA, with product MDSWGHPKRSLGQNFLCDAGVVRCIADAIGATYGNTVVEIGPGRGALTRELAVRGARVLAVEKDRELAWRLHADLPDIGMVYADALRLAWEGVSRLPGVRVVGNLPYNIASPLMWELVARVRGWERMVFLVQKEVGERLVADPRTPHYGALGVWVQSWCQPELVRIVPPHVFRPRPKVDSAIVRFWPRDDIPRAAASLARLLHVTFQKRRKQLGTILRPWWGQELDAWCAQHGVERTARPEELSPGQFVSLAEIMLSLWNTGKSA from the coding sequence ATGGATAGCTGGGGGCATCCCAAAAGAAGCTTAGGGCAGAATTTCCTCTGCGATGCTGGGGTAGTACGCTGTATTGCCGATGCCATTGGCGCTACGTACGGGAATACTGTGGTGGAGATCGGCCCTGGACGTGGGGCATTGACCCGGGAATTGGCTGTCCGGGGCGCGCGGGTATTGGCGGTGGAGAAGGACCGCGAGCTGGCTTGGCGTCTGCATGCCGACCTGCCAGACATCGGCATGGTGTACGCGGATGCCTTGCGGCTGGCATGGGAAGGGGTGTCGCGGCTGCCGGGGGTGCGGGTGGTTGGCAACCTGCCGTACAATATTGCTTCGCCGCTCATGTGGGAACTTGTGGCCCGCGTGCGGGGATGGGAGCGGATGGTCTTTTTGGTGCAAAAAGAAGTGGGGGAGCGTCTCGTGGCCGACCCGCGTACTCCCCACTACGGCGCTCTGGGGGTTTGGGTGCAAAGTTGGTGTCAGCCGGAGCTGGTACGCATCGTCCCCCCGCATGTGTTTCGTCCCCGTCCCAAGGTAGACTCCGCCATCGTGCGGTTTTGGCCTCGGGATGATATCCCGCGGGCCGCGGCGAGTTTGGCCCGTCTTCTTCACGTGACGTTTCAAAAGCGGCGCAAGCAGCTGGGGACGATTTTACGGCCGTGGTGGGGGCAAGAACTGGATGCGTGGTGCGCACAGCACGGGGTGGAGCGGACGGCGCGGCCAGAAGAGCTTTCTCCTGGGCAGTTTGTAAGTCTGGCGGAAATCATGCTTTCGCTGTGGAATACAGGAAAATCTGCTTGA
- a CDS encoding HU family DNA-binding protein, producing the protein MTKAELIAKMAEKAELSKAQAERALKGFLEATQETLAAEGKLTLTGFGTFAVEERQARTGRNPRTGEEIQIPACKVVKFRPGKELKDAIQ; encoded by the coding sequence ATGACAAAGGCTGAATTGATCGCCAAGATGGCGGAAAAGGCTGAACTCAGCAAAGCGCAGGCCGAGCGCGCCCTGAAGGGCTTTTTGGAGGCAACTCAGGAGACGCTGGCTGCCGAAGGCAAGCTCACGCTGACGGGCTTTGGCACTTTTGCTGTGGAAGAGCGTCAGGCGCGTACGGGGCGCAATCCCCGCACGGGCGAGGAAATTCAGATTCCTGCCTGCAAGGTGGTCAAATTCCGTCCGGGCAAGGAACTCAAAGACGCCATTCAGTAA